The region tctttactcggagggtggtggctgtgtggaacgagcttccagcagaagtggtcgaggcaggttcgatgttgtcatttaaagttcaattggatagatatatggacaggaaaggaatggagagttatgggctgagtgcaggtcggtgggaccaggtgagagtaagagtttggcatgggctagaagggccgagatggcctgttttcatgctgtaattgttatatggttgtatggttatatgtagtggatgggagacattgatcaaaatggcatgcaacttagacagcatcgaATCGATAGAAGTGTATAGGTGATAAGAAGTAGAGATAGAGCGGACTGTCAGCAATTTTTCtctccagggtagaaatggctaataagagAGGGAATAAGTTTAAGGTGATTTGAAGAAGCACGGTGGGATATGACAAAGGTAGTTTTATTGACACAGAAAACAATGGTGATAGAGCAGATACATTTGGAACATatgagagactcttagataggtatatggatgaaagaaaaatagagggttgtggctgagtaggagagaagggtttgaTCATGGTCTATGTTTATATAGGTCAGCCCAACATTGccggccaaaggacctgtactatgTTGTTCTAATGCAAAATTAATGATCAATAATCAAATATTAGTCACTGTCTTTGGAAGCAATGTCCACGATTCTACCATCTTTTGCAAAGTGtttccaggggtggtggtggaggcagatacattgggggatTTAAAGAAACTctcaggtaggcacatggatgatagaaatatggagggctatgtggcaaggaagggttagattgatcttggagtaggttaaaaggtcagcacaacattgtgggctgaagggcctgtactgtgtgggactgttctatgttctaacatgcCTTATGTCATCCACATGGTTCTGGTATCTGTGGCCACTAGCAATGAAGAAGTCCAATACGGTACAATTGTGCCAATGCTGCTTTCTTCAAGTTTATAGCGTAATCACACTGTCTAGCATCCTCTCCTGCGGTGAAAGTTGGACCATTCACCTTTAAAACCCTTCCACCAATAATCCACCGCTTTGCCGATGAGgaatatctgtggaattctttgccccatGAAGACgtggaggctacctcattaagtatacttaagacaagattggatagatttttggatagtagaggaattaagggttgcGGGGGAAAGCCAGGTAGGGGGAGATGAGTCCGTGGtcaaatcagccatgaccttaaagaatgacggagcaggcttgatgggccagatggctgactcctgctcctatttcttatgtttaatAAACTCCAACGTATAGGCCACATTGTCACCCTCACATAGTTCTCCTCCTTCAGACCACCCAACCCCCCCATTTCCTGAAGCTCAAAAGAAATGACACAAAGAGACACACAAGGTTACCCTCCACCATGGAGGTATTGAAATCAAAGAGTGGAAGAGCAAGCTGCTAATTGTTTGTCATGGTGTCCCCTGGTTTTTCAAGGTGTATGCCCTTCCACGGGCCCAACAGCCTGATGCTGTAGTGGAATAGGTTTGTGGAAGAAGGAGAGTGGAACTGACCCAGGATGAGGAACTCTTTCTCCAAGCAATCACTTAACCCCATTACCAAAGAATGCCAGCCTCCAGAATCAGACATTCAGACAAGTGTAGATTTACCAATCATCTCCGATTCCTGAGTGACCATGACCATTTGCTGGCTCCCTGGAACAGGCCACAGATCCCATAGCAAATATATTGGTGTTTGTCTACATTTTATTCCCTTGGCTTTGTTATTGGCTCCTCCAATGTTGAATGATGATACGTGGCTCAGTCTGATGTTGAGCAATTTATGTTGGCATCTGGTTCAAGATTTGGGCATCTGATGTTGGATGATGGGGAAAGTGTCTATTCATTGTTGGACGTGGCCCTTTCTTGAGCTTGCATGTGTGGGGGAGGTGTGAGACCCTCTCTGGGTTTGGGgttatatagcacagaaacagatcctttgacCCAACTTGCCCATCTTCACCAAGATGCTCATCTATGTGCCTGCACTTGGTCTATATTCCCCTAAATCTTTTCCATCCACATATCTCTTCAAATGACTTTTAGCCACCGTAATTATACCACCTCCTCTGACAGATCGTTCCAAATACCCACTATCCTctaagtgaaaaacttgtctatGTTAGATGGGTTTTGTAGTTGGGTCTGTTGAATTGGGGGCTGAGGGTAGTTCTCTCTGTGTTTAGGGTGGGGCAGGGGTCCTTAAGGTTTTAAAAGGAAGGGTAGGGACTCCTTTTGGTTTGACTGGGTGGGGGGACATTCTCTGTTTGTTCATCATTCTGGGTTTGGAAGATCAGGTGTGACCACCACCCCTCAGTGGGTTTTGGAGATTGGGGGTTTGGGTATGGGCTGAGAGCTGGTTGTGTAACTGGATTTTGGGCATTGGGTTGTTGGGAGAGAGACAATGTGGGTCTGAAACTTAAAAGAATTCTTTCAGAAGTAGCTTTGATCTTTGTTTGTTCAGGTCCATATGCAACGTAAAGAAAGTAGAAGAATGGTGGGAGCGCTGGAACCCCTTGGTGCCCTCTCCCGCTGGTACCTGTATGCCATCCATGGGTACTTCTGTGAGGTGATGTTTACAGCTGCTTGGGAGTTTGTCATCAATTTTAACTGGAAGTTCCCAGGAGTTACCAGTGTGTGGGCTCTGTTCATCTATGGCACGTGCATCATGGTGGTGGAGCGAATGTACCTGTCTCTCAAAGACCGATGCCCCGGTTTAGTGAGATGCCTCATCTATACCCTCTGGACCTACATCTGGGAATTCTCAACGGGATACATCCTGCGCCAGTTCAACGCCTGTCCCTGGGATTACTCCCAGTTCGACTATGACTTCATGGGGTTGGTTACACTGGAGTATGCGGTCCCCTGGTTCTGCGCTTCTGTTCTTGTGGAAAAGCTGGTGATCAGGAACACCCTGCGTTTGAGGTTTGATGAAAATGGGGAGCCACGATCTCCTGACATTGCCCCGGCCACACTGTGGGACCACTTGAAGCTCAGGAAAGAAAAGTAGAGACCAATCTGTAATCCATTTGAAGCGTTCCAGAAATGGACAAAAGAAAACAGACATTTAACAagagctgtgtttttttttgtactacttgtCAGAAATAGCTTTTTCTTTACAATGCTCCTCTGTATGAATGATTCTTTCTGTGTGGTGTCCACACTTCCAGTGCATGCACTGATATTGACAGGTACGTAATCATCGCACACTGTGGATCAAGCCAGGAGAACGACAGAAAACCTATTATTTATGCTAACTCATTTCCTAAAACCTCCCATTCCCCGCTAACCAGTCTCTGTTCTGAAAATTCACTCTGCTTTTACCTGACTGGTTACTCTTACAAGATAGTTATGGGCATGTGACTAGGTCACACATAATACCATTTTATTTCTTTACATAATGCACCCAATTTGTTCCAGAGTGGAATTGAGGGTGCACATCATTTGATATTTGAGTTGGAGCTCCCTCTGCAGACAACATAAGATGTGATTAAAAATGGGATATTATGTATGTTTGGATCTTGGACTTGTGCCCAATTGTTGTCCAAGGTTTCTCTCAGTTCCATGTCTTAATGAAACATTTCTGCATGCTGCAATAAAACCCATCATGATTCTGCTGGCATGCTTTTTCTAGGATTTGCTCTTAGTCTCCTGAAAGCACTGGTCTCAATTGATACATGGTCCGCAAATGCTGATGTACTTGGGTTGGGTTTCATGCACGCCGACTCCCATACAGGTGCCATGGACAATTCCGTATTGTATCTCATGGACATATGTTGTAGTTGGGGTACAGGACCTATAAACCCTGGCTTGCACCGAGGTACGGGTTCAATAAGACAATAGGCCATAAGATTGAGGAGCAGGATTAGACTATTTGGCCGATCGAGTCTGCTTCGTCATTTCATCAGGGCCGGTcctattttcttctcagccccaatctcctgccttctccccgtatcccttcatacccttgccagtcaagaatctatcaacctctgccttaaatatacctaatcacttggactctacagctgcctgtggcaacaaattccacagattcaccactccctggctaaagaaattcctcctcatccccgttctaaaaggacgttcctctatcctgaggtaaTGACCTCTAGTCCTTGACTCTTAGCcttaatcatactttattgatcccgggggaaattggttttcgttacagttgcaccataaataattaaataggaataaaaccataaataattaaatagtaatatgtaaattatgccaggaaataagtccaggaccagcctattggctcagggtgtctgaccctccaagggaggagttgtaaagtttgatggccgcaggcaggaatgacttcctatgaagctctgtgttgcatctcggtggaatgagcctctggctgaatgtactcctgtgcccaaccagtacattatgtagtggatgggagatattgaccaagatggcatgcaacttggacagcatcctcttttcagacaccaccgtgagagagtccagttccatccccacaacatcactggccttacggatgagtttgttgattctgttggtgtctgctaccctcagcctgctgccccagcacacaacagcaaacatgatcgcactggccaccacaggaaacatcctctccacatccactctacagaccattcaatatttgataggattCAATCTGGTCAcccctaattcttctgaattctagtgaatacaggcccagagctatcaaaagcCCTTCATAtgaagccgttcaatcctggaatcattttcatgacctTCCCGTGGACACAGATTCTGATTCTTGCTTGGGTAATGCTCGGCATAGACAATGGTTCTAACTGGGGTAATAAACAGCGTAAAGATAAAGACTCTCACTATGATATAGGTCCCAGAGACCCTGGTTCACACTGAGCCGTAAGTCCACAGATTctgacttgtcacaaggggtaaTGAATCATGTAGGCATTTATTCCTTCTGGGATGCAGGTTTCACAGGCACTAACTCTTACTGGAATACAGATTCCTCTGATACTGACTGAGAAGACGAAGCCTGGGCCAGAACAGATGTAATCATATTGAATGGTTGGGCATGCTCGAGTAGTCAAGTGGAGTACTCTAATACCAGCTCCAACGggaacccaccaccaagcacaactttgcctccccctccccactttctgcagggatcgccgCCTacacgactcctttgtccattcgtcccttcccactgatctccctcctggcacttacccttgcaagcgaaacaagtgctacacctgcctctacaccacctccctcacgaCCATTCTGGCCTCTAAACAATCCTTCCAAGCaaagtgacacttcacctgtgagtctgtggaGTCTGTGTTTGGTGCTCTTGGTGTGCCATCCAGTATATCGGTGAAACCCGGCGTGCGTTGGGAGACTGCatcgccaagcacctacactccatctgccagaaaaagcgggatctcccagtggcaacccattttaattccacttctcattcccattccgatatatctatccatggcctcctccactgtcatgatgaggccacacttaggttggaggataacgccttatattccgtttgggtagcctccaacctgatggcatgagcattgatttcatgaacttctggtaatgctctCCATCcaaccccctctccttcaccaattcccacctccttttctctctctcaccttatttccttgcccGTCCATCGCCTTcctgtggtgctcctcccctctttcGTGGCCTTCtgcctttcaccaatcaacttcccagctctttacttcatccccaccccttcaggtttcactatcaccttgtgtttctctctcccctctcccgccttttaaatcttctcagctttttttctccagtcctgacgagttctttcagcgttttgtgtgtaatGCTCCTAATATAGTTTTAATTGGAGTACAAGGTTCAGTGGGGTTCGGGTCTTACAAATGCAGAAGCATGTGTGTCAGGATGTAAAGATTAGCTtgatttgtcatatgtacatcatgtgggaggaaaccagagcacctggagaaaccagagcacctggggaaacccacacagtcatagggagaatgtacaaactcctgacaaaagagtggtaggaattgaaccccaatcttacagcttgTGAGAACAAAGTCAACGGAGAGAGTCTGAAGCTAGTAgatacagaagaggtttattTAACAAAAACAAGCAGCCGGTATCAGATTGAGACCCTTTCTGAGGAAGAGGCCTGCTCAACCCAACATCACATGACATTTTGCATGCAAAGGACAATTCTACATTTACAATgaatctacaatgcttcctttgaattacatgcaACTTTCACACCCTTCGTTGCACCCGCACTACAGACAATGTTAATCAacattgtctgtttttatcccctAATTAACTGCTGTTCACAGCTCTAGGAACCtattgtccagagctgcattttagattTAATTTACAGTCCACGTTCAGGTCTAAAAATTGGTGGCTGAAGAtagttgctgaagttaatattttccTATACACCCTAAGTTCAGAATATGCCCAAACACAAACGCTGTAAAGTACGCTGTGCAGATTTTGAGTCACACTGGGGTGCAGATGCTTAGGCAATGGCTCTCGCTGGGGTATCCAGAGATACTTGTGTTGTTGAGATCTCTCAGGGTTTCACGTACCAGCAAGCCTCAGGCCAGAAGAAGCAGATTGTTATATTTGGACAGGAAGAGTCATTGCAAAGAGCCTGGACAAAATGTTCCAACTATCTGAAGAGGACTGAAAAACCAATGTTACattcttgttaaaaaaaaaaggcacagcaatatgaccacaagacataggagcagaattaggccattcagcccatcgagtgtgcactgctattccatcatggctgatttataatctcTCTCAATCCttttctccatgtaactgttgatgaccttactaatcgaaaacctctgctttaaatattcccaatgacttggcctccaaggctctctgtggcaaagaattccagattcaccaccctccactaagaaattcctcttcatctctgttctaaagggacatccttgtattctgagcctgtgcccagagccatcaaacgctctcaAACATTAACCCTTAATTCCTGTTATCACTGTCAtgcactctccaatgtcagcacattcaaCCTAATAATTGCAGAGCAGTTGTGCAGGAAGGAATATTAAGCAGAATTATTCTAGAATTTGCCTAAGAATGGACTGAATGGGGAAGACCTATTTGATTGAGTCAATGAGGTAAGTGTTTGTGATGTGCATGAGTGAATTTCCCAAAGCAAATTCAAGTTAATAAAAAAACTTCATATCACTTTTGATTTTTATAATCTTTACCATTGTTCTGTGTCCCCAGTTCCTCAGTTCATCAAAAGCAGTAGTTTCTTTGtatatatgctcagtggccactttattaggtacagtctGTGCAAAAGTTGTAAACATACTGTAAAGTGCAAATGCTTTCAAAaacaatgaaatgaaaagtttctaaatcaAAACATTTACTAtagagagcagtaaacagtaaaaggcACCAAATCAAATCAGTATTTGGTGTGACAACCCTTTGCTTTTAAAACTGCGTAAATTCTCTTTGGTACactgtcgtgcagttttataagaaaattggctggtcggatgctccaagcatcttggagaacttgccacagttctgcaGACTTCGGCTGTCGTGCTTGCACCtgcctctccaggtaatcccagctTTGATaatgttgagatcagggttttGTG is a window of Mobula birostris isolate sMobBir1 chromosome 10, sMobBir1.hap1, whole genome shotgun sequence DNA encoding:
- the LOC140203798 gene encoding transmembrane protein 229B-like isoform X1; this encodes MSRSDTGGKSLQVHMQRKESRRMVGALEPLGALSRWYLYAIHGYFCEVMFTAAWEFVINFNWKFPGVTSVWALFIYGTCIMVVERMYLSLKDRCPGLVRCLIYTLWTYIWEFSTGYILRQFNACPWDYSQFDYDFMGLVTLEYAVPWFCASVLVEKLVIRNTLRLRFDENGEPRSPDIAPATLWDHLKLRKEK
- the LOC140203798 gene encoding transmembrane protein 229B-like isoform X2, whose protein sequence is MQRKESRRMVGALEPLGALSRWYLYAIHGYFCEVMFTAAWEFVINFNWKFPGVTSVWALFIYGTCIMVVERMYLSLKDRCPGLVRCLIYTLWTYIWEFSTGYILRQFNACPWDYSQFDYDFMGLVTLEYAVPWFCASVLVEKLVIRNTLRLRFDENGEPRSPDIAPATLWDHLKLRKEK